The following are encoded in a window of Streptomyces griseiscabiei genomic DNA:
- a CDS encoding MBL fold metallo-hydrolase: MTATFHVLTTGYADTRVAGTVTLLLDGATVAVVDPGMVADRRLILDPLVDHGLTPEDITDVVFSHHHPDHTLNAALFPEARFHDHMAVYRDDIWEDRDADGHRLSPSITLMTTPGHTAEDVSTLVTTAEGLVVLTHLWWTAEGPADDPFAPDREQLRAAREKVLALDPVLIVPGHGAPFAPSASTPL, encoded by the coding sequence ATGACCGCCACGTTCCACGTCCTGACCACCGGCTACGCGGACACGCGGGTGGCGGGGACCGTCACCCTGCTCCTCGACGGGGCGACCGTCGCGGTCGTCGATCCCGGGATGGTCGCCGACCGCCGACTCATCCTGGACCCGCTCGTGGACCACGGGCTGACCCCCGAGGACATCACCGACGTGGTCTTCAGCCACCACCACCCGGACCACACCCTGAACGCGGCCCTGTTCCCCGAGGCCCGCTTCCACGACCACATGGCCGTCTACCGCGACGACATCTGGGAGGACCGGGACGCCGACGGCCACCGGCTCTCCCCGTCGATCACGCTGATGACCACCCCCGGCCACACCGCCGAGGACGTCAGCACCCTCGTGACGACGGCGGAGGGGCTGGTGGTCCTGACCCACCTGTGGTGGACCGCGGAGGGGCCGGCGGACGACCCCTTCGCCCCCGACCGGGAGCAGCTCCGGGCGGCCCGGGAGAAGGTCCTGGCCCTGGACCCGGTCCTGATCGTCCCCGGCCACGGCGCCCCCTTCGCGCCCTCGGCCTCGACTCCGCTCTAG
- a CDS encoding DUF5707 domain-containing protein, with product MSRRTVLCVAVGVVVLGGAGALTLAHAGDQSSTPAHSTARYIAPDGDRDGSLTFSTDVTESSGVKSVKVLAWPQDSSFAEDRPTAKDMAGVDSAACEPAGKDTAHCTYRVEVTAADAKSSPRGAWHVAVLVTAKDGSTTLDAEAADFTVR from the coding sequence ATGTCGCGTCGTACCGTTCTGTGCGTGGCCGTCGGTGTCGTCGTCCTCGGTGGCGCCGGTGCCCTCACCCTTGCCCACGCCGGGGACCAGTCGTCGACGCCGGCGCACAGCACGGCCCGCTACATCGCTCCCGACGGCGACCGTGACGGTTCGCTCACCTTCTCCACCGACGTCACGGAGTCCTCCGGCGTCAAGAGCGTGAAGGTGCTGGCATGGCCGCAGGACTCGTCCTTCGCCGAGGACAGGCCGACCGCCAAGGACATGGCCGGCGTGGACTCGGCCGCCTGTGAGCCCGCCGGAAAGGACACCGCGCACTGCACGTACCGCGTCGAGGTCACCGCCGCCGACGCGAAGTCGTCCCCGCGCGGTGCCTGGCACGTCGCCGTCCTGGTCACCGCCAAGGACGGCAGCACGACCCTGGACGCCGAGGCGGCCGACTTCACCGTCCGGTGA
- a CDS encoding GH12 family glycosyl hydrolase domain-containing protein yields MRPSPYPPRAPRGRSLRGALGALLTALVTVAALFAATPPAQADTTVCEQFGSTVVQGRYVVQNNRWGTDAPQCVTATDTGFRLTRADGSVPTNGAPKSYPSLFNGCHYTNCSPGTSLPAQLSTISSAPSSISYGYVGDAVYNASYDIWLDPTPRTDGVNRTEIMIWFNKVGPIQPIGSQVGTASVGGRSWQVWSGGNGTNDVLSFVAPSAIGSWSFDVMDFVRQAVARGLAQNNWYLTSVQAGFEPWQNGTGLTVNSFSSSVNTGGGGPGGPGGGSACEVAYTTNVWQGGFTANVTVTNTGSSPVDGWSLAFTLPSGQSVTSAWNTSVSPSSGSVTASGLAHNASISPGGKQSFGFQGAYSGTFAAPGGFSLNGTACTRT; encoded by the coding sequence ATGCGACCGTCGCCGTACCCTCCGCGTGCTCCCCGTGGGCGTTCCCTGCGGGGCGCGCTGGGCGCGCTCCTCACCGCGCTCGTCACCGTCGCGGCACTCTTCGCCGCCACGCCACCCGCCCAGGCCGACACGACCGTCTGCGAACAGTTCGGCTCGACCGTCGTCCAGGGGCGCTACGTCGTCCAGAACAACCGCTGGGGCACCGACGCCCCCCAGTGCGTCACCGCCACCGACACCGGCTTCCGGCTCACCCGGGCCGACGGCTCCGTCCCCACCAACGGCGCGCCGAAGTCCTACCCGTCCCTGTTCAACGGCTGCCACTACACCAACTGCTCCCCCGGAACCAGCCTCCCGGCGCAGCTCTCCACCATCTCCAGCGCGCCGAGCAGCATCTCGTACGGCTATGTCGGCGATGCCGTCTACAACGCCTCGTACGACATCTGGCTCGACCCGACACCCCGCACCGACGGTGTCAACCGGACCGAGATCATGATCTGGTTCAACAAGGTGGGCCCGATCCAGCCGATCGGCTCGCAGGTCGGCACGGCCTCCGTGGGCGGGCGCTCCTGGCAGGTGTGGTCGGGCGGCAACGGCACCAATGACGTGCTGTCCTTCGTGGCACCGTCGGCGATCGGCAGCTGGAGCTTCGACGTGATGGACTTCGTCCGTCAGGCCGTGGCGCGCGGACTGGCGCAGAACAACTGGTACCTGACGAGCGTTCAGGCCGGTTTCGAGCCCTGGCAGAACGGGACGGGGCTGACCGTGAACTCCTTCTCTTCGAGCGTGAACACCGGCGGTGGTGGTCCCGGCGGTCCGGGCGGCGGCAGCGCCTGTGAGGTCGCGTACACCACGAACGTCTGGCAGGGCGGCTTCACCGCGAACGTCACCGTCACCAACACCGGTTCATCGCCCGTCGACGGCTGGAGCCTCGCCTTCACCCTGCCGTCCGGCCAGAGCGTCACCAGCGCCTGGAACACCTCCGTCTCCCCGTCCTCGGGATCGGTGACGGCGAGCGGCCTGGCCCACAACGCGAGCATCTCCCCCGGCGGCAAACAGTCGTTCGGCTTCCAGGGCGCCTACAGCGGCACCTTCGCCGCGCCGGGCGGGTTCAGCCTCAACGGGACGGCCTGCACGCGGACATGA
- a CDS encoding AraC family transcriptional regulator, whose product MVDPSSLAAGAGDPPPIPAARLDSADAPARPLLLWVRTGVARLRPDRGPLLCLKAGEGAWIPADDRGEREIVTEPGTVAFPLWPHAGVGARGLSELTRFDVPSGWQDWLIQLFNLQVTPFSGRGYAPEAIEELLRRPGSRSSAPGEVRRNQGSEKFASPAMPRALGAGAVAEELVRDPALDLTVEQWASRVLSSARTLRRDFLADTGLTFEQWRLHCRLGAAVEFLAAGYDVDQVAARVGFASRNGLTRAFKGRFGLTPHEFGREISARPGADRLTQRATAARQTDDLIRMMRRTDTPAAPEMLPAASTPSHTNDIHVLSWMYRGSGYLDIGDRRYERERGVATWIPAEKEHVTGLRENSVSLPLGNASTGDLRLTVPLQVRFSPAWDDYLMFCSISARSGLRPDDHDPRHILDLFAEQVAAQRALSVPMPTNPRARGVAMEYLRGIGEAGGKHGGEVGAEAGAEVGAEIHRAFRDETGMTLSRWRYAARMRIARDLLAGGAPPSAVARRIGYAHLPTFSVAFSRFHGLSPRDYQQRESERNQY is encoded by the coding sequence ATGGTGGATCCCTCCTCCCTCGCCGCAGGTGCCGGCGACCCGCCGCCGATTCCGGCCGCGCGGTTGGATTCGGCGGACGCCCCCGCTCGACCGCTGCTGCTCTGGGTTCGCACCGGCGTGGCGCGACTGCGCCCCGACCGCGGGCCGTTGCTGTGCCTCAAGGCCGGCGAAGGCGCCTGGATCCCCGCAGACGACAGGGGGGAGCGGGAGATCGTCACTGAGCCGGGTACGGTCGCCTTCCCGCTGTGGCCCCACGCCGGAGTCGGCGCTCGGGGGCTGTCGGAACTGACGCGGTTCGACGTTCCCAGTGGCTGGCAGGACTGGTTGATCCAGCTCTTCAATCTGCAGGTCACTCCTTTCAGTGGCCGCGGGTATGCCCCCGAGGCGATCGAGGAACTCCTTCGGCGCCCCGGCTCGCGCTCGTCGGCACCCGGCGAAGTCAGGCGAAACCAGGGCTCGGAGAAGTTCGCCTCGCCTGCGATGCCGCGAGCCCTCGGCGCCGGAGCGGTCGCCGAGGAACTGGTTCGCGACCCCGCGCTCGACCTCACGGTCGAGCAATGGGCATCGCGGGTGCTCTCCAGCGCGCGCACCCTGCGCCGTGACTTCCTCGCCGACACCGGGCTCACGTTCGAGCAGTGGCGGCTGCACTGCCGGCTCGGCGCCGCCGTGGAGTTCCTCGCCGCCGGTTACGACGTGGACCAGGTGGCCGCCCGAGTGGGCTTCGCCAGCCGCAACGGCCTCACGCGGGCCTTCAAGGGACGTTTCGGACTGACCCCCCACGAGTTCGGACGGGAGATCTCCGCCCGACCTGGCGCCGACCGGCTGACGCAACGGGCGACAGCGGCACGGCAGACCGACGACCTGATCCGGATGATGCGCAGGACGGACACTCCCGCCGCGCCGGAGATGCTGCCCGCGGCCAGCACGCCGTCGCACACCAACGACATCCACGTCCTCAGCTGGATGTATCGAGGCAGCGGGTACCTGGACATCGGCGACCGACGCTACGAGCGGGAGCGAGGGGTGGCGACCTGGATCCCCGCGGAGAAGGAGCATGTCACCGGCCTCCGCGAGAACTCCGTCTCCCTGCCGCTGGGCAACGCGAGCACCGGCGACCTCCGACTGACCGTGCCGCTGCAGGTGCGGTTCTCGCCCGCGTGGGACGACTACTTGATGTTCTGCTCGATCAGCGCCCGGTCCGGACTGCGTCCCGACGACCACGACCCCCGCCACATCCTGGACCTGTTCGCGGAACAGGTCGCCGCGCAGCGAGCGCTGTCGGTGCCGATGCCCACGAATCCGCGCGCCCGTGGTGTCGCGATGGAGTACTTGCGCGGTATCGGCGAAGCCGGCGGGAAGCACGGTGGCGAGGTCGGTGCAGAGGCCGGTGCCGAGGTCGGTGCTGAGATCCACCGTGCCTTCCGTGACGAGACAGGGATGACCCTGAGTCGCTGGCGCTATGCCGCCCGCATGCGCATCGCTCGCGACCTGCTCGCCGGGGGCGCGCCACCGAGCGCCGTCGCCCGCCGGATCGGGTACGCCCACCTCCCCACGTTCAGCGTCGCCTTCTCCCGCTTCCACGGACTCTCTCCGCGCGACTACCAGCAGCGCGAGTCCGAGCGGAACCAGTACTGA
- a CDS encoding helix-turn-helix transcriptional regulator produces the protein MTPDRFFSLMLLLASRDAVTTQELASALGVSLRTITRDLNWLRDAGLPVTAQRGRLGGVTMLPGSGLDLTRLTPGERDHLSLTGLDEKQRAELDASAESRRALSKIGAAQSRRAHELLPLTDVVHVDSRPWLQAPASGTTPAALLGPVRRGRRLRIEYDSPRETSPRDLVVDPYGLFAKAGVWYLVVDRARVPRMYRLERITTWNEVDQPRRIRENQTLATVAAALIDQWEHNHAIEVSATVDRTQIERAQRIFGRRLVRDDHDESATGHKVTIRFLNLGDVRALLPFGSTITVHGPTEARAHLRDLATDLAHHYAPPGRASM, from the coding sequence GTGACCCCCGACCGCTTCTTCTCCCTGATGCTGCTCCTCGCATCGAGGGATGCCGTGACCACCCAGGAACTCGCCTCGGCGCTCGGGGTGTCCCTTCGAACCATCACCCGGGACCTGAACTGGCTCCGCGACGCCGGTCTGCCGGTGACCGCGCAACGGGGCCGCCTCGGAGGGGTGACCATGCTGCCCGGGTCCGGGCTGGACCTCACGCGACTCACACCGGGCGAGCGTGATCATCTGTCGCTCACCGGGCTGGACGAGAAGCAACGTGCGGAGCTCGACGCATCCGCCGAAAGCCGGCGCGCACTCTCCAAGATCGGTGCCGCACAGTCACGTCGGGCTCATGAACTCCTGCCACTCACCGACGTGGTGCACGTGGACAGCCGCCCCTGGCTCCAGGCCCCTGCTTCCGGCACGACTCCGGCTGCGCTGCTCGGCCCGGTGCGGCGAGGTCGCCGACTGCGGATCGAGTACGACAGCCCACGCGAAACAAGCCCACGCGACCTGGTCGTGGATCCCTACGGACTGTTCGCCAAGGCCGGCGTCTGGTACCTCGTCGTCGACCGTGCCCGAGTGCCGCGGATGTACCGACTCGAACGGATCACGACGTGGAACGAAGTCGACCAGCCACGACGGATCCGCGAGAACCAGACCCTGGCCACCGTCGCCGCAGCGCTCATCGACCAGTGGGAGCACAACCATGCGATAGAGGTCAGCGCCACCGTCGACCGGACCCAGATCGAGCGAGCGCAACGGATCTTCGGCCGACGACTCGTCCGGGACGACCATGACGAATCCGCCACCGGCCACAAGGTGACGATCCGCTTCCTCAACCTGGGGGACGTGCGAGCACTCCTCCCGTTCGGGAGCACCATCACCGTGCACGGCCCCACCGAAGCCAGGGCTCACCTCCGTGACCTCGCCACCGACCTTGCCCACCACTACGCGCCACCGGGTCGGGCGAGCATGTGA
- a CDS encoding SpoIIE family protein phosphatase, with amino-acid sequence MYNEPDTTTAAPEDFAVVIDARGAVMVWSAGAARLLGLGPDDVVGRPASGLLGGTLPFATRRHLAAGEQWTSDLVLRKRDGDRVTVRLRGTPLADADAGTYWVVTPVGVSYPAGPTEAESAELWDLTLAQLPLPVAIYDSEARFVTCNEVMTKAMGLRRDEMRGRTLWEIYPAPPLDEIDRLQHQVVRTGEMVFREEQPFRASGEVRDHAWSVFLSPLKNREGTVLGVSALVIDITEQYWARRRLAVLNDAGARIGSTLDVTRTAEELAEVAVTGFADFATVDLLESVVQGHEPQPVPPDTPVVCRRTAQRSVLTGCPESVVPPGGTDVYPPGSPPALTLITGRANHYGMGDASLRAWVAASPARAASIRRFKIHTVLMVPLRARGVTLGVMHLMRHRTPDAFGPDDLILAEEIAARAAVSIDNARRYTRERRTALTLQRSLLPERLPDVAAVDLAYRYLPAGPGDEIGGDWFDVIALSGGRVALAVGDVVGHGVRASATMGRLRSAVRTLADADFAPDELLTRLDDLVVRLDREEGPDARRQAEEASGEVGATCLYAVYDPVAGRCDLARAGHPPPLLMDPDGTVRVLDLPAGPPLGLGGLPFEAARIDMAEGSVLALYTDGLIEAPDRDIDVGLDLLGEALRHPTAGLEETCEEVMRKVRPDPPADDIVLLLARTSVLGADRVRSWPVPADPAAVAGARRGASEQLAAWGLSELEFATELIVSELVTNAIRYGTPPIQLRLVRADALICEVSDGSAAAPHLRRARTFDEGGRGLLLVAQVAERWGSRHTSVGKTIWAEQSLPAGAPAAEPVTVPPGPLV; translated from the coding sequence ATGTACAACGAACCCGACACCACCACAGCGGCACCCGAGGACTTCGCGGTCGTCATCGACGCCCGCGGGGCCGTCATGGTGTGGAGCGCGGGAGCGGCACGGCTCCTCGGGCTCGGCCCCGACGACGTGGTGGGCAGGCCCGCCTCCGGTCTGCTCGGCGGAACGCTGCCGTTCGCGACGCGGCGCCACCTGGCCGCAGGCGAGCAGTGGACGAGTGATCTGGTGCTGCGCAAGCGCGACGGTGACCGCGTCACCGTGCGGCTGCGGGGCACTCCGCTGGCGGACGCGGACGCCGGCACGTACTGGGTCGTCACTCCGGTGGGGGTGAGCTATCCCGCCGGTCCGACGGAGGCGGAGTCGGCGGAGCTGTGGGACCTCACGCTGGCGCAGCTCCCGCTGCCCGTGGCCATCTATGACAGCGAGGCGCGGTTCGTCACCTGCAACGAGGTCATGACCAAGGCGATGGGGCTGAGACGGGACGAGATGCGGGGGCGGACCCTGTGGGAGATCTACCCCGCACCGCCCCTGGACGAGATCGACCGCCTCCAGCACCAGGTGGTGCGCACCGGCGAGATGGTCTTCCGCGAGGAGCAGCCGTTCCGCGCCTCCGGCGAGGTCCGCGACCACGCGTGGTCGGTGTTCCTCTCCCCGCTGAAGAACCGCGAGGGCACGGTGCTGGGCGTCTCCGCGCTGGTCATCGACATCACCGAGCAGTACTGGGCCCGGCGTCGCCTCGCCGTGCTCAACGACGCCGGCGCGCGCATCGGCAGCACCCTCGACGTCACCCGCACGGCCGAGGAACTGGCCGAGGTCGCGGTGACGGGGTTCGCCGACTTCGCCACCGTCGACCTGCTGGAATCCGTCGTCCAGGGGCACGAGCCGCAACCGGTGCCGCCCGACACACCGGTCGTCTGCCGACGCACCGCGCAACGGTCGGTGCTCACGGGATGCCCCGAATCCGTGGTGCCCCCGGGCGGCACCGACGTCTACCCGCCCGGCTCACCCCCGGCCCTGACCCTGATCACAGGCCGGGCGAACCACTACGGCATGGGCGACGCGTCGCTGCGCGCGTGGGTGGCGGCCTCCCCGGCCCGCGCGGCGAGCATCCGCCGCTTCAAGATCCACACGGTGCTGATGGTCCCGCTGCGCGCGCGGGGCGTCACGCTCGGCGTCATGCACCTCATGCGGCACCGGACCCCGGACGCCTTCGGCCCGGACGACCTGATCCTCGCGGAGGAGATCGCCGCCAGGGCCGCGGTGAGCATCGACAACGCCCGCCGCTACACCCGTGAGCGCCGCACCGCGCTCACGCTGCAACGCAGTCTGCTGCCCGAACGACTGCCCGATGTGGCGGCCGTTGACCTGGCCTACCGCTATCTGCCCGCCGGGCCCGGCGACGAGATCGGCGGGGACTGGTTCGACGTCATCGCGCTGTCGGGGGGACGGGTCGCGCTGGCCGTGGGCGACGTGGTGGGCCACGGGGTGCGCGCCTCGGCCACCATGGGCCGTCTCCGCTCCGCGGTACGGACCCTCGCCGACGCCGACTTCGCGCCCGACGAGCTGCTCACCCGGCTGGACGATCTGGTCGTCCGGCTCGACCGGGAGGAGGGCCCGGACGCGCGACGACAGGCGGAGGAGGCGTCCGGGGAGGTCGGGGCCACCTGCCTCTACGCCGTCTACGACCCCGTCGCCGGCCGGTGCGACCTGGCCCGGGCGGGACACCCGCCGCCCCTGCTGATGGACCCCGACGGCACCGTGCGCGTGCTGGACCTGCCGGCCGGCCCGCCCCTCGGCCTCGGCGGACTGCCCTTCGAGGCGGCCCGGATCGACATGGCCGAGGGCAGCGTGCTCGCCCTCTACACCGACGGTCTGATCGAGGCCCCGGACCGTGACATCGACGTCGGGCTCGACCTGCTGGGTGAGGCCCTGCGCCACCCCACCGCCGGTCTGGAGGAGACCTGCGAGGAGGTGATGCGCAAGGTACGGCCCGACCCGCCGGCCGACGACATCGTCCTGCTCCTGGCCCGCACCTCCGTGCTCGGCGCCGACCGGGTACGCAGCTGGCCGGTCCCCGCCGATCCCGCCGCCGTCGCCGGAGCCCGCCGCGGGGCGAGCGAACAGCTGGCCGCCTGGGGGCTGAGCGAGCTGGAGTTCGCCACCGAGCTGATCGTCAGCGAACTGGTCACCAACGCCATCCGCTACGGCACCCCGCCCATCCAGCTGCGCCTGGTCCGGGCCGACGCGCTCATCTGCGAGGTCTCCGACGGCAGCGCCGCCGCCCCGCATCTGCGGCGGGCCCGCACCTTCGACGAGGGCGGACGCGGACTGCTCCTCGTGGCGCAGGTGGCCGAGCGCTGGGGCAGCCGCCACACCTCGGTCGGCAAGACGATCTGGGCCGAGCAGTCCCTGCCGGCCGGCGCCCCGGCAGCCGAACCGGTCACCGTGCCGCCCGGCCCGCTCGTGTAG
- a CDS encoding maleylpyruvate isomerase family mycothiol-dependent enzyme, producing MTKTEATTPEFPALLRLIEERSAAFRAAVAAAPDLAQRVPTCPEWTLLDLVEHLGSVHRFWAATVAAGPADAPLPEAAPDAPRERAALLAWSAESTGQLLDALRESGPDRGCWTWWGTSPSPQTSGAVARHQVQEAAVHAYDAQLTTGTGQPLPDEAALDGVDEFLFTCCAGTAPWPHAPAALDLHATEGRSWRLTLSADGTRATRLTTPAATPADASLHGTAGELVLALYGRIPVDSLKSDGDGHLFDLLLAWDPEEDE from the coding sequence GTGACGAAGACTGAGGCCACGACCCCGGAGTTCCCCGCACTGCTGCGGCTGATCGAGGAGCGCTCCGCCGCGTTCCGGGCCGCGGTCGCCGCCGCCCCCGACCTGGCACAAAGGGTGCCGACCTGCCCCGAGTGGACGCTGCTGGACCTGGTGGAGCACCTGGGCTCGGTGCACCGCTTCTGGGCCGCTACCGTCGCCGCCGGCCCCGCCGACGCGCCCTTGCCCGAGGCGGCCCCGGACGCGCCCCGGGAACGCGCGGCCCTGCTGGCCTGGTCGGCCGAGTCCACCGGGCAACTCCTGGACGCCCTGCGGGAGTCCGGCCCGGACCGCGGCTGCTGGACCTGGTGGGGCACGTCGCCGTCGCCGCAGACCAGCGGCGCGGTCGCCCGGCACCAGGTCCAGGAGGCCGCGGTGCACGCCTACGACGCCCAGCTCACCACGGGGACCGGGCAGCCGCTGCCGGACGAGGCGGCCCTCGACGGTGTCGACGAGTTCCTGTTCACCTGCTGTGCCGGCACGGCCCCCTGGCCCCACGCGCCCGCCGCCCTCGACCTCCACGCCACCGAGGGCCGTTCCTGGCGCCTCACGCTTTCCGCCGACGGCACACGGGCCACCCGCCTGACCACCCCCGCCGCGACGCCCGCCGACGCCTCCCTGCACGGCACGGCGGGCGAGCTGGTCCTGGCCCTGTACGGCCGCATCCCGGTGGACTCCCTGAAGTCCGACGGCGACGGCCACCTCTTCGACCTGCTCCTGGCCTGGGACCCGGAGGAGGACGAGTAG
- the secD gene encoding protein translocase subunit SecD: MTRAPRVRGLLALAAVALSLFIALTTPVHLGLDLRGGTQIVLETRPTDTTAADSEATDRTLEVLRGRIDALGVAEPTLARSGDNRIVVELPGVQDPAEAAEVLGRTARLTFHQVLGTTTADATDRNTGKDKRPGRTVLADESGQLLRLETAALTGQDVKEAAARLDQQTGTGWHVTVDFEGAGRDGWARLTGGAACAPAGDPARRIAIVLDDKIISSPQTDPSVRCDTGISGGSTQITGSFDADEAKELALLINGGALPVPVENVEQRTVGPTLGAEAIKASAWAAAVGTTLTALFIIAVYRLMGVLATVALLCYGLISYAALAALGATLTLPGLAGFVLAIGMAVDANVLVFERAREEYAAQRRPSPRSALTAGFRGAFSAITDSNVTTLIAAGLLFFLASGPVRGFGVTLGIGVLASMFSALVITRVLADHAASRPSVRRRPRLTGIARTGAVRDRLTRTPPQLMRRPRRWLAASAVVLAVAVAGIGVRGLDFGIEFTGGRLVEYTTATPVDPDRVRAALADAGFPRAVVQTSGDSGLTVRTDRLSEAQAAAVTDAVGTLTDHADKVRDEAIGPSLGKELRNGALIALVVALGAQLLYLAARFRWLFGTSAVAALAHDVVILVGVFAWLGKPVDGVFLAALLTVIGYSVNDSVVVFDRVRDLARVDRTAPFASVANRALLQTLPRTVNTGMGAAFILTALAVLGGDSLTDFALALLIGLAVGTYSSMFTATPLAVELHRRR; the protein is encoded by the coding sequence TTGACCCGCGCCCCGCGTGTCCGAGGGCTGCTCGCCCTCGCCGCCGTCGCCCTGTCCCTCTTCATCGCCCTCACCACACCCGTCCACCTCGGACTCGACCTGCGGGGCGGCACACAGATCGTGCTGGAGACCCGCCCCACCGACACCACCGCCGCAGACAGCGAGGCCACCGACCGCACCCTGGAGGTGCTGCGCGGCCGCATCGACGCGCTGGGCGTCGCCGAGCCCACCCTCGCGCGCTCCGGCGACAACCGGATCGTCGTCGAACTGCCCGGTGTGCAGGACCCGGCCGAGGCCGCCGAGGTCCTCGGCCGTACCGCCCGGCTCACCTTCCACCAGGTCCTCGGCACGACCACCGCCGACGCCACCGACCGGAACACCGGCAAGGACAAGCGGCCGGGGCGAACGGTCCTGGCCGACGAGTCCGGCCAACTCCTGCGCCTGGAAACGGCCGCGCTGACCGGCCAGGACGTCAAGGAGGCCGCCGCCCGGCTCGACCAGCAGACCGGCACCGGATGGCATGTGACCGTCGACTTCGAGGGGGCCGGCCGTGACGGCTGGGCCCGTCTGACCGGCGGGGCCGCCTGCGCCCCGGCGGGAGACCCGGCCCGCCGCATCGCCATCGTCCTCGACGACAAGATCATCTCCTCGCCCCAGACCGATCCCTCGGTCCGCTGCGACACCGGCATCAGCGGCGGGTCCACACAGATCACCGGCTCCTTCGACGCCGACGAGGCCAAGGAACTCGCCCTGCTCATCAACGGCGGCGCCCTGCCCGTACCGGTGGAGAACGTCGAACAGCGCACCGTCGGCCCCACCCTCGGCGCCGAGGCCATCAAGGCCAGCGCCTGGGCCGCCGCGGTGGGCACCACCCTCACCGCGCTGTTCATCATCGCCGTCTACCGGCTCATGGGCGTCCTCGCCACCGTGGCCCTGCTCTGCTACGGCCTGATCTCCTACGCCGCTCTCGCCGCCCTGGGCGCCACCCTCACCCTCCCCGGCCTCGCCGGTTTCGTCCTGGCCATCGGCATGGCGGTCGACGCCAACGTCCTGGTCTTCGAACGGGCCCGGGAGGAGTACGCCGCCCAGCGGCGGCCCAGTCCCCGATCGGCGCTGACGGCGGGATTCCGGGGAGCCTTCAGCGCGATCACCGACTCCAACGTCACCACCCTCATCGCCGCCGGCCTGCTGTTCTTCCTCGCCTCCGGACCCGTGCGCGGCTTCGGCGTCACCCTCGGCATCGGCGTCCTCGCCTCCATGTTCAGCGCCCTGGTCATCACCCGCGTGCTCGCCGACCACGCGGCCTCCCGGCCCTCCGTCCGCCGCCGTCCACGCCTCACGGGCATCGCCAGGACCGGCGCCGTACGCGACCGCCTGACGCGCACACCACCGCAGTTGATGCGCCGGCCCCGCCGGTGGCTGGCCGCCTCCGCCGTGGTCCTGGCCGTCGCCGTGGCCGGGATCGGTGTACGGGGCCTGGACTTCGGGATCGAGTTCACCGGAGGCCGCCTCGTCGAGTACACCACCGCCACCCCGGTCGACCCCGACCGGGTGCGCGCCGCGCTCGCCGACGCCGGGTTCCCCCGGGCCGTCGTCCAGACCTCCGGCGACAGCGGACTCACCGTCCGTACCGACCGGCTGAGCGAGGCGCAGGCGGCCGCCGTGACCGACGCCGTCGGCACGCTCACCGACCACGCCGACAAGGTCCGTGACGAAGCCATCGGCCCCAGCCTCGGCAAGGAGCTGCGCAACGGTGCCCTGATCGCGCTCGTCGTCGCACTCGGCGCCCAGCTCCTCTACCTCGCGGCCCGTTTCCGCTGGCTGTTCGGCACCTCCGCCGTCGCCGCCCTCGCCCATGACGTGGTGATCCTCGTCGGCGTCTTCGCCTGGCTGGGCAAGCCCGTCGACGGCGTCTTCCTCGCCGCCCTGCTCACCGTCATCGGCTACTCGGTCAACGACTCCGTCGTCGTCTTCGACCGCGTCAGGGACCTCGCCCGCGTCGACCGCACCGCACCCTTCGCGTCCGTCGCCAACCGGGCCCTGCTGCAGACGCTGCCCCGGACCGTCAACACCGGCATGGGCGCCGCCTTCATCCTCACCGCCCTGGCGGTCCTCGGCGGGGACTCCCTCACCGACTTCGCCCTCGCCCTGCTCATCGGTCTCGCCGTGGGCACGTACTCCTCGATGTTCACCGCGACCCCCCTCGCCGTCGAACTCCACAGGCGCCGCTGA
- a CDS encoding VOC family protein: MTTSVVSIVYVSDAPAAARFYGDLLDMKPSFATPGYITFNLGPGADLGLWSGRFEGLSPDVPRTSEVCLATDGGPDEVDAIFKQWQSKGVTILHEPHDPGFGLTFLAADPDGNRIRVAPRG; the protein is encoded by the coding sequence ATGACCACATCCGTCGTGTCCATCGTCTACGTGAGCGACGCTCCCGCTGCAGCTCGTTTCTACGGCGACCTCCTCGACATGAAGCCGTCGTTCGCGACTCCGGGCTACATCACCTTCAACCTCGGGCCAGGCGCTGACCTCGGTCTGTGGTCGGGTCGGTTCGAGGGTCTGTCGCCCGATGTCCCGCGTACCAGCGAGGTTTGCCTGGCCACCGACGGCGGACCCGACGAGGTCGACGCGATCTTCAAGCAGTGGCAGTCCAAGGGCGTCACGATCCTTCACGAGCCTCATGATCCGGGGTTCGGGCTGACCTTCCTCGCGGCTGACCCGGACGGGAACCGAATCCGCGTGGCACCGCGGGGCTGA